The Myxococcus virescens genome has a segment encoding these proteins:
- a CDS encoding nucleotidyltransferase family protein has protein sequence MKAVAIILAAGEARRMGHPKALIEHEGGKSFLQSLASTFGKAGSMVLGVVGKDSEAVREQHPGMELVEAERWQEGPLLSIKAGLDAALEAGADVVLLHPVDMPALRASTLKSLLKMAGDADELLRPEFEGAPGWPLVLSRSGAERLRAAEGQQLEPALATMKVRRVPVKDPGVVVNINTPETYERLFGTQPRLAPPPKRRGAKRGTAPATSNVAELGGGSAPMAAASEE, from the coding sequence ATGAAGGCAGTGGCGATCATCCTCGCTGCGGGTGAGGCCCGGCGGATGGGCCACCCCAAGGCGCTTATCGAGCACGAGGGAGGCAAGAGCTTCCTCCAGTCCCTGGCATCCACCTTTGGCAAGGCGGGTTCCATGGTGCTTGGCGTGGTGGGGAAGGACTCCGAGGCGGTGCGCGAGCAGCATCCGGGGATGGAGCTGGTGGAAGCGGAGCGGTGGCAGGAAGGGCCCCTCCTGTCGATAAAGGCGGGGCTGGACGCCGCGCTGGAGGCGGGCGCGGACGTGGTGTTGCTGCATCCGGTGGACATGCCGGCGCTGCGCGCGTCCACGCTCAAGTCGCTCCTGAAGATGGCGGGGGACGCGGATGAGCTGCTGCGCCCGGAGTTCGAGGGCGCGCCCGGCTGGCCACTGGTGCTCTCACGGAGTGGGGCGGAGCGGCTGCGCGCCGCGGAGGGCCAGCAGCTGGAGCCCGCGCTGGCGACGATGAAGGTGCGCCGCGTGCCGGTGAAGGACCCGGGCGTGGTGGTGAACATCAACACGCCGGAGACGTACGAGCGCCTGTTCGGCACGCAGCCGCGGCTGGCGCCTCCGCCCAAGCGGCGCGGCGCCAAGCGTGGCACCGCGCCTGCGACGTCCAACGTGGCGGAGCTGGGCGGTGGTTCGGCGCCCATGGCCGCGGCGTCCGAGGAGTAG
- a CDS encoding response regulator: MPGVTHPVVQPQVLIVEDDPDVRGAMAEALHDEGFEVSMAINAVEALRVLAALESACLVLLDWEIPRVDGRGLLERLRSDERFAGTRVVVMTAEAGPLPSGAVGVLRKPVRLEMLLEATRRHCPVASGAVKTPA; the protein is encoded by the coding sequence GTGCCGGGTGTGACTCATCCCGTGGTGCAGCCGCAGGTCCTGATTGTGGAGGATGACCCGGACGTTCGGGGGGCCATGGCGGAAGCGCTGCATGACGAGGGCTTCGAGGTGTCCATGGCCATCAACGCCGTGGAGGCGCTTCGCGTGCTCGCGGCGCTGGAGTCCGCCTGTCTGGTGCTGCTCGACTGGGAGATTCCGCGCGTGGACGGGCGAGGTCTGCTCGAGCGGCTGCGGTCCGATGAGCGCTTCGCCGGGACGCGGGTGGTGGTGATGACGGCGGAGGCCGGGCCGTTGCCGTCTGGCGCGGTGGGGGTGTTGCGCAAGCCCGTGAGACTGGAGATGCTGCTGGAGGCGACGCGGCGGCACTGCCCGGTGGCCAGCGGCGCGGTGAAGACGCCCGCGTGA
- a CDS encoding HAMP domain-containing histidine kinase — MARAHGGELTVEAPPVGPGARFMLRLPMAQVPRAPTSSP, encoded by the coding sequence TTGGCCCGCGCCCACGGCGGCGAGCTGACGGTGGAAGCGCCTCCCGTGGGCCCCGGCGCGCGCTTCATGCTGCGCCTGCCCATGGCCCAGGTGCCGCGGGCTCCCACGTCCTCCCCTTGA
- a CDS encoding HAD family hydrolase — MAIACVVLDFDGTFTDVAAESAPFLRHFRQGLAAALGEDLEAAWEEEVAALRAGADALGWDLGGRVVAPATADPYLTATCAAHRLMQRFGQGQDEARRSDVVQKLYREAYAHSATAFKPEAKEVLEALVATGLPVTVVTNAHTDLVEKKLDQLAPKGREKLTVSGDARKFLLDPPDAADARFSAVPETQTLDGVLRRPVYLRRGRYFEALKRVWESTGTTPEQTLVAGDIYELDLALPAALGAHVQLVARDNVLPYELKAMELLGARGGVDRSLHGVLPRLR; from the coding sequence ATGGCGATTGCGTGCGTGGTGCTGGACTTCGACGGAACCTTCACGGACGTGGCGGCGGAGAGCGCCCCCTTCCTCCGGCATTTCCGGCAGGGCCTGGCGGCGGCGCTTGGCGAGGATTTGGAGGCCGCGTGGGAGGAGGAGGTCGCCGCGTTGCGCGCGGGCGCGGACGCGCTGGGCTGGGATTTGGGCGGCCGGGTGGTGGCGCCCGCCACGGCGGACCCGTACCTGACGGCCACCTGCGCGGCCCACCGTCTCATGCAGCGCTTCGGGCAGGGCCAGGACGAGGCCCGCCGCTCCGACGTGGTGCAGAAGCTCTACCGCGAGGCCTACGCGCACTCGGCCACGGCCTTCAAGCCGGAGGCGAAGGAGGTGCTGGAGGCGCTGGTGGCCACGGGCCTGCCGGTGACGGTGGTGACCAACGCGCACACCGACCTGGTGGAGAAGAAGCTGGACCAGCTGGCGCCCAAGGGGCGCGAGAAGCTGACGGTGTCCGGGGACGCGCGCAAGTTCCTCCTGGACCCGCCGGACGCGGCGGATGCCCGCTTCTCCGCGGTGCCGGAGACGCAGACGCTGGACGGCGTGCTGCGCCGTCCCGTCTACCTGCGCCGGGGCCGGTACTTCGAGGCCCTCAAGCGCGTCTGGGAGTCCACGGGCACCACGCCGGAGCAGACGCTGGTGGCCGGTGACATCTACGAGCTGGACCTGGCGCTGCCCGCCGCGCTGGGCGCGCATGTGCAGCTGGTGGCCCGTGACAACGTGCTGCCCTACGAGCTGAAGGCCATGGAGCTGCTGGGCGCGCGCGGCGGCGTGGACCGCAGCCTGCACGGCGTGCTGCCCCGCCTTCGCTGA
- the atpA gene encoding F0F1 ATP synthase subunit alpha: MEIRADEISRIIREQIKDYGKKVTVAETGTVLSVGDGIARIYGLEGALAGELVEFANGVQGLVLNLEEDNVGVAIMGDFQAIREGDTVKRTQQIASVPVGKGLLGRVVDPLGKPLDGKGPIAATETRRLEVKAPGIVSRKSVHEPLQTGIKALDALVPVGRGQRELIIGDRQTGKTAVAIDTIINQKGLNVYCIYVAIGQKQSTVAQVVEKLNRYGAMEYTTVVASNASDPAPMQFFAPYAGVAMGEYFRDNKMHALIVYDDLSKQAVAYRQLSLLLRRPPGREAYPGDVFYVHSRLLERAAKLSDEEGAGSLTALPIIETQAGDVSAYIPTNVISITDGQIFLETDLFFAGVRPAINVGLSVSRVGSAAQIKAMKQVAGTMKLELAQYRELAAFAQFGSDLDKATQETLARGARMVELLKQGQYEPMPVEKQVMQIYAATNRDDPKKRGWIRDIPVADVVRWMREFLEFADGKHPNVAKDLASKRELTADIKTALSKAITEFNEVFQPTPGAKV; encoded by the coding sequence ATGGAAATCCGCGCCGACGAGATCAGCAGAATCATCCGGGAGCAGATCAAGGACTACGGGAAGAAGGTCACCGTCGCGGAGACGGGTACCGTGCTGTCCGTCGGTGACGGTATCGCGCGCATCTACGGCCTCGAGGGCGCGCTCGCCGGTGAGCTCGTGGAGTTCGCCAACGGCGTGCAGGGCCTCGTCCTCAACCTGGAAGAGGACAACGTCGGCGTCGCCATCATGGGTGACTTCCAGGCCATCCGCGAGGGTGACACGGTCAAGCGCACCCAGCAGATTGCCTCCGTGCCGGTGGGCAAGGGGCTGCTCGGCCGCGTGGTGGACCCGCTCGGCAAGCCGCTGGACGGCAAGGGCCCCATCGCCGCCACCGAGACGCGCCGCCTGGAAGTGAAGGCGCCCGGCATCGTGTCCCGCAAGAGCGTGCACGAGCCCCTGCAGACGGGCATCAAGGCGCTGGACGCGCTGGTGCCGGTGGGTCGTGGTCAGCGCGAGCTCATCATCGGTGACCGCCAGACGGGCAAGACGGCCGTCGCCATCGACACCATCATCAACCAGAAGGGCCTGAACGTTTACTGCATCTACGTGGCCATCGGCCAGAAGCAGTCGACGGTGGCCCAGGTGGTGGAGAAGCTGAACCGCTACGGCGCCATGGAGTACACCACGGTGGTGGCGTCCAACGCCTCCGACCCGGCCCCCATGCAGTTCTTCGCGCCGTACGCCGGCGTGGCCATGGGCGAGTACTTCCGCGACAACAAGATGCACGCGCTCATCGTGTACGACGACCTGTCCAAGCAGGCCGTGGCGTACCGCCAGCTGTCGCTGCTGCTCCGCCGCCCGCCGGGTCGCGAGGCCTACCCCGGCGACGTGTTCTACGTGCACAGCCGCCTGCTGGAGCGCGCCGCCAAGCTGTCCGACGAGGAGGGCGCCGGTTCGCTCACCGCGCTCCCCATCATCGAGACGCAGGCCGGTGACGTGTCGGCGTACATCCCGACGAACGTCATCTCCATCACCGACGGGCAGATCTTCCTCGAGACGGACCTCTTCTTCGCCGGCGTCCGCCCGGCCATCAACGTGGGCCTCTCCGTGTCCCGCGTCGGTTCGGCCGCGCAGATCAAGGCCATGAAGCAGGTCGCCGGCACCATGAAGCTGGAGCTCGCGCAGTACCGCGAGCTGGCCGCCTTCGCCCAGTTCGGCTCCGACCTCGACAAGGCCACCCAGGAGACGCTGGCGCGCGGCGCCCGCATGGTGGAGCTGCTCAAGCAGGGCCAGTACGAGCCCATGCCCGTCGAGAAGCAGGTCATGCAGATCTACGCCGCCACCAACCGCGACGACCCCAAGAAGCGCGGCTGGATTCGCGACATCCCGGTGGCCGACGTGGTGCGCTGGATGCGTGAGTTCCTGGAGTTCGCCGACGGCAAGCACCCGAACGTCGCCAAGGACCTGGCGTCGAAGCGCGAGCTGACCGCCGACATCAAGACGGCGCTGAGCAAGGCCATCACCGAGTTCAACGAGGTCTTCCAGCCGACGCCGGGCGCCAAGGTCTAA
- a CDS encoding PAS domain-containing sensor histidine kinase: MSQSLLHRYSEGPSTLAAPEEARPFLGALLSAAGCGVALLDRELRPVWVNATLAALSGLEPRAHVGRPLAELWPQVAQALSPLLARALSGEDVTDAPVRGVLAPAAGERHLRVGLSPALQGGALAGVALWVRDETERFLEEQRLRARESHMRSLADVACDGHFLHDNGIVMDANRAMSQLLGYASPSEMIGRHLADYVAPEFRSQVGLVLSRGLEAPYEVVVLRRDGQRLPLEVLGRYVTWEGRQVRLVAVWDISSRKAAEELSANTEQFRHQMLGAVDAELRAPLQSLREGTRSLQRLDGLEEPQRTLVSQVARSARRMERMLQELMDFTRTRLAGGLALRPEPAVLDAVVARVVEERRREHPERTLHLEAEGDLRGHWDTHRLAQLADNLLSSVLHQGAEDSPVTLRAVGAVGGVTLCVRSPGLTVAAEERSSLFEPFRRERGATPEGLGLGLYIARQIAVAHGGKLAVESCSEGGMSFTAWLPREGPGH; this comes from the coding sequence ATGTCGCAGTCCCTACTCCACCGGTATTCCGAAGGTCCGTCCACGCTGGCGGCGCCCGAGGAGGCTCGGCCCTTTCTGGGGGCCCTCCTGAGTGCGGCGGGTTGTGGGGTGGCCCTGCTGGACCGGGAGCTGCGTCCCGTGTGGGTGAATGCCACGCTGGCGGCGCTGTCCGGCCTGGAGCCGCGCGCGCACGTGGGCCGTCCTCTCGCGGAGCTGTGGCCGCAGGTGGCGCAGGCACTGTCACCGCTGCTGGCCCGGGCACTCTCCGGAGAGGACGTCACGGATGCCCCCGTGCGGGGCGTGCTGGCCCCCGCCGCGGGTGAGCGACACCTGCGGGTGGGCCTGTCCCCGGCGCTGCAGGGCGGCGCGCTGGCGGGGGTGGCGTTGTGGGTGCGCGACGAGACGGAGCGCTTCCTCGAGGAGCAGCGGCTGCGCGCGCGGGAGTCTCACATGCGCAGCCTGGCGGACGTGGCCTGTGACGGGCACTTCCTGCATGACAACGGCATCGTGATGGACGCCAACCGCGCGATGTCGCAGCTGCTGGGCTACGCGTCACCCTCAGAGATGATCGGCCGGCACCTGGCGGACTACGTCGCCCCGGAGTTCCGCTCGCAGGTGGGGCTGGTGCTCAGCCGCGGGCTGGAGGCTCCCTATGAGGTGGTCGTCCTCCGCCGGGATGGTCAGCGGCTGCCCCTGGAGGTGCTGGGGCGCTACGTGACGTGGGAAGGCCGGCAGGTGCGGTTGGTCGCCGTCTGGGACATCAGCAGCCGCAAGGCCGCGGAGGAGCTCTCCGCGAACACCGAGCAGTTCCGGCACCAGATGCTGGGCGCCGTAGACGCGGAGCTGCGAGCGCCCCTGCAATCGCTGCGGGAGGGCACGCGCTCCCTGCAGCGGCTGGACGGACTGGAGGAGCCGCAGCGCACCCTGGTGAGCCAGGTGGCCCGGTCCGCCCGGCGCATGGAGCGGATGCTCCAGGAGTTGATGGACTTCACCCGCACGCGGCTGGCGGGCGGCCTGGCGCTGCGGCCAGAGCCCGCCGTGCTGGACGCGGTGGTGGCGCGCGTCGTGGAGGAGCGCCGCCGTGAGCATCCCGAGCGAACCCTCCACCTGGAGGCGGAAGGCGACCTGCGCGGCCACTGGGACACCCACCGGCTGGCACAGCTGGCCGACAACCTCCTGAGCAGCGTGCTCCATCAAGGGGCCGAGGATTCGCCAGTCACCCTGCGCGCGGTGGGCGCGGTGGGCGGCGTCACGTTATGTGTGAGGAGCCCCGGACTCACGGTGGCGGCGGAGGAGCGCTCCTCCCTCTTCGAGCCCTTCCGCAGGGAGCGCGGCGCCACGCCAGAGGGCCTGGGTCTGGGGCTCTACATCGCCAGGCAGATCGCCGTGGCCCACGGCGGAAAGCTGGCGGTGGAGTCCTGCTCCGAGGGCGGCATGAGCTTCACCGCCTGGCTGCCCCGCGAGGGGCCGGGGCACTGA
- the atpH gene encoding ATP synthase F1 subunit delta, which translates to MVNVSIARRYARALLDVASEAGRTDAVAEQLSAFADVIAKNAELTDVLVNPAYTREQRLRVVESVMQAIPGGVEATLANTLRLLVDRNRLGYLADIARLFRDMADARAGRVRGHVTSAAPLPADALAQLQQTLQQLTQRNVLLETRVDPSLLGGVSAQVGSILYDGSIRTQLEEMRRELKQR; encoded by the coding sequence ATGGTGAACGTGTCGATCGCCCGCCGCTACGCCCGCGCCCTCCTCGATGTCGCTTCGGAGGCGGGCCGCACTGACGCCGTCGCCGAGCAGCTCAGCGCCTTCGCCGACGTCATCGCGAAGAACGCCGAGCTGACGGATGTGCTCGTCAACCCCGCCTACACCCGTGAGCAGCGCCTGCGGGTGGTGGAGTCGGTGATGCAGGCCATCCCCGGCGGCGTGGAGGCCACGCTGGCCAACACCCTCCGCCTGCTGGTGGACCGCAACCGCCTGGGCTACCTGGCGGACATCGCCCGCCTCTTCCGCGACATGGCGGACGCCCGTGCCGGCCGCGTCCGGGGCCACGTCACCAGCGCCGCGCCGCTTCCGGCCGACGCCCTGGCCCAGCTCCAGCAGACCCTGCAGCAGCTGACCCAGCGCAACGTCCTTCTGGAGACGCGCGTGGACCCCAGCCTGCTGGGTGGTGTCTCCGCCCAGGTGGGCAGCATCCTCTACGACGGCAGCATCCGGACCCAGCTCGAAGAGATGCGCCGCGAACTGAAGCAGCGCTGA
- a CDS encoding Hsp70 family protein has translation MHDPVIGIDLGTTNSAVATVEDGRPRMIPPRAGGRLTPSTLGVNKAGERVVGAAAQALGEEHPDAVVWATKRFLGRRYTPELVQEAKALVPYPLVAGPSGDVRVRLAGRVMPVTQVSAMILGELALDAQAHFGRPVTKCVITVPANFDDNQRQATREAASIAGLDVVRLVNEPTAAALAYGLSRGFEGNALVFDLGGGTFDVSILEVKSGVFEVRATGGDPRLGGEDFDQRIVQWLLAQVDDELRHVVSQDAQSLRRLKVAAESAKRELTEKEEASIYVAGLGDHSAPGKRMAELETVLTRSFFETLSEPLSRRCLDVCESVMREAKMDPRAVDVVLLVGGMTRVPLVRRLVADFFGRAPSTDVHPEEAVALGAAVQADELVRQSGQALLLDVAAQSLGVGVMGGRVKRLIPKNTGVPVVARDIFYPGSSGQQEARIPVYQGESEFQDENYKLGEVVLKRLHVAARGEVPLEVVFELSSEAILSVKATDLTSGNMEAVRLEARAGLPQGEAEKLGAEQAHYARSQGVVDAKRAEELFRKLLERGEKLARLLQRSAQENPSPEAQATLGTVQRLLDGGRSALDSGNAAQCATIAKQLTRLLSGRQEPRA, from the coding sequence ATGCATGACCCCGTCATCGGCATCGACCTGGGTACTACCAACAGCGCCGTGGCGACCGTGGAAGACGGACGCCCGCGCATGATTCCCCCGCGCGCGGGTGGCCGGTTGACGCCGTCCACGCTGGGCGTGAACAAAGCTGGCGAGCGCGTGGTGGGCGCCGCGGCACAAGCACTGGGCGAGGAGCATCCAGACGCCGTGGTGTGGGCCACCAAGCGCTTCCTGGGGCGCCGCTACACGCCGGAGCTGGTGCAGGAGGCGAAGGCGCTGGTGCCGTATCCGCTGGTGGCCGGGCCCTCTGGCGACGTGCGCGTGCGGCTCGCAGGGCGGGTGATGCCCGTCACGCAGGTGTCCGCGATGATTCTGGGCGAGCTGGCCCTGGACGCGCAGGCGCACTTCGGCCGCCCCGTCACCAAGTGTGTCATCACGGTTCCGGCCAACTTCGACGACAACCAGCGGCAGGCCACGCGCGAGGCGGCCAGCATCGCCGGGCTGGACGTGGTGCGGCTGGTGAACGAGCCCACCGCCGCGGCGCTGGCGTATGGCCTGTCACGCGGCTTCGAAGGCAACGCGCTGGTGTTCGACCTGGGCGGTGGCACCTTCGATGTGTCCATCCTCGAGGTGAAGTCCGGTGTCTTCGAGGTGCGCGCCACCGGCGGCGATCCGCGGCTGGGTGGCGAGGACTTCGACCAGCGCATCGTCCAGTGGCTCCTGGCGCAGGTGGACGATGAGCTGCGGCACGTGGTGTCGCAGGACGCGCAGAGCCTGCGCCGGCTGAAGGTGGCCGCCGAGTCCGCCAAGCGCGAGCTCACCGAGAAGGAAGAGGCGTCCATCTACGTCGCCGGGTTGGGCGACCATTCGGCGCCCGGCAAGCGGATGGCGGAGCTGGAGACGGTGCTGACGCGCTCCTTCTTCGAAACGCTGTCCGAGCCGCTGTCGCGCCGCTGCCTCGATGTCTGCGAGTCGGTGATGCGCGAGGCGAAGATGGACCCCCGCGCGGTGGACGTGGTGCTGCTGGTGGGCGGCATGACGCGCGTGCCGCTGGTGCGGCGGTTGGTGGCGGACTTCTTCGGCCGCGCGCCCTCCACGGACGTGCACCCGGAGGAGGCCGTCGCGCTGGGCGCCGCGGTGCAGGCCGACGAGCTCGTCCGTCAGTCCGGTCAGGCGCTGCTGCTGGACGTCGCCGCCCAGAGCCTGGGCGTGGGCGTCATGGGTGGGCGCGTGAAGCGGCTCATCCCGAAGAACACCGGCGTGCCGGTGGTGGCGCGGGACATCTTCTATCCGGGCAGCTCCGGCCAGCAGGAAGCGCGCATCCCCGTGTACCAGGGCGAGAGCGAGTTCCAGGACGAGAACTACAAGCTGGGCGAGGTGGTGCTGAAGCGCCTCCACGTCGCCGCGCGCGGAGAGGTGCCGCTGGAGGTCGTCTTCGAGCTGTCCAGCGAGGCCATCCTGTCCGTCAAGGCCACGGACCTGACCTCCGGCAACATGGAGGCCGTGCGGCTGGAGGCCCGTGCGGGGCTGCCGCAGGGCGAGGCGGAGAAGCTGGGCGCGGAGCAGGCCCACTACGCGCGCTCGCAGGGCGTGGTGGACGCGAAGCGCGCGGAGGAGCTGTTCCGCAAGCTGCTGGAGCGCGGGGAGAAGCTGGCGCGGCTGCTCCAGCGCAGCGCGCAGGAGAACCCCAGCCCGGAGGCGCAGGCCACCCTGGGCACGGTGCAGCGTCTGTTGGATGGTGGCCGCTCTGCCCTCGACAGCGGCAACGCGGCGCAGTGCGCCACCATTGCCAAGCAGCTCACGCGGCTGTTGTCCGGTCGCCAGGAGCCTCGCGCCTGA
- a CDS encoding TIGR02266 family protein yields MSPPPNARDTVFVVDDSRTAREVVRLHLTRLGCEAVALEGGEACMAELARRTPALILLDLRMERMQGDEVCRLVKAHAAGRNVPVIMFTSGGEPHEVMHCWRAGADDFLPKPVALGALEAKLAAVRQARERVREGLPRGRRVLLVEGGRFLHTFLGGSLEQEGLHVLYARDMGDAANLAAEHGAQLDGFVVDVSRTPREALALATKLHDAHPRKPLVLLSRAEESQEVLARAQALGGAPLLEKRHMGADELLGCVLGRLLPGHAPLRAAERVPFFTVVEFTTPHGATLSGFSHDAGPGALFVRTLTPAREGTRLTLKVLLAGQRAPCTAEATVAWSNPPLPQGVFRSSVGMGLRLEHMDPVLTQQFVRFVPRGLGFPAPGSPRASGF; encoded by the coding sequence ATGAGCCCTCCTCCCAACGCGCGTGACACCGTGTTCGTGGTGGATGACTCCCGTACCGCCCGGGAGGTGGTGCGCCTGCACCTGACACGGCTGGGCTGCGAGGCGGTGGCGCTGGAGGGCGGCGAGGCGTGCATGGCCGAGCTGGCCCGGCGCACCCCGGCGCTCATCCTGTTGGACCTGCGCATGGAGCGCATGCAGGGCGACGAGGTGTGCCGGCTGGTGAAGGCACACGCCGCGGGGCGCAACGTGCCCGTCATCATGTTCACCTCCGGCGGCGAGCCCCACGAGGTGATGCACTGCTGGCGCGCGGGCGCCGACGACTTCCTGCCCAAGCCGGTGGCGCTGGGCGCCCTGGAGGCGAAGCTGGCCGCGGTGCGCCAGGCCCGGGAGCGTGTCCGCGAGGGCCTGCCGCGTGGGCGCCGGGTGCTGCTGGTGGAGGGCGGGCGTTTCCTGCACACCTTCCTGGGCGGCTCGTTGGAGCAGGAGGGCCTCCACGTCCTCTACGCGCGGGACATGGGGGACGCGGCGAACCTGGCGGCGGAGCACGGCGCGCAGTTGGATGGCTTCGTGGTGGACGTGTCGCGCACGCCGCGCGAGGCGCTGGCCCTGGCCACGAAGCTCCACGACGCGCACCCGCGCAAGCCGCTGGTGCTGCTGTCGCGCGCGGAGGAGTCGCAGGAGGTGCTCGCCCGGGCGCAGGCGCTGGGGGGCGCGCCGCTCCTGGAGAAGCGTCACATGGGCGCGGACGAGCTGCTCGGCTGCGTCCTGGGGCGACTGCTTCCGGGCCACGCCCCGCTGCGTGCCGCGGAGCGCGTGCCCTTCTTCACGGTGGTGGAGTTCACCACGCCCCACGGGGCGACGCTGTCGGGCTTCAGCCATGACGCGGGGCCGGGCGCGCTCTTCGTGCGCACCCTGACGCCGGCGCGCGAGGGCACCCGGCTGACGCTGAAGGTGTTGCTCGCGGGCCAGCGCGCGCCCTGCACCGCCGAGGCGACGGTGGCGTGGTCCAACCCGCCCCTGCCGCAGGGCGTCTTCCGGTCCTCGGTGGGCATGGGGCTGCGGCTGGAGCACATGGACCCGGTGCTCACCCAGCAGTTCGTCCGCTTCGTGCCCCGGGGCCTCGGTTTTCCGGCTCCAGGTTCGCCGCGCGCCTCAGGTTTCTGA